In the genome of Mucilaginibacter sp. 14171R-50, the window AAACAGCCCCCGTAAGGTTATTTATATTGTACATATTTGCCGCATTTTGCTATTATTACATTTCTATAAAACTATCGGCAATGAAACATTATGGCCTTATCGGGTTCCCGCTTTCGCATTCTTTTTCAAAGAAGTATTTCACGGAAAAGTTTGAAACGGAAAACATAGCAGATTGCACGTACGAGTTGTACCCTTTAGAAAATATCAACGACCTGCCGAAACTGCTGCATCAACACCCTAATCTTTGCGGCCTTAACGTAACTATACCGCATAAGGTGGCCGTTTTAAAATACCTGGATTGGATAGAACATGACGCTAAAGGCGCAGGAGCTGTTAATTGTATACGCGTTACCTCCGAAAGCCCCTTGCAGGCAGCGTTTTCGGGCGAGGTTGGTGTTGAAGGCCACGACTTTAGGCTCGAAGGCTACAACACCGATATTTATGGATTTGATATGTCTATAAGTCCGCTGCTTACCAACCAGCACGATACAGCCCTGATACTGGGCGATGGGGGAG includes:
- a CDS encoding shikimate dehydrogenase yields the protein MKHYGLIGFPLSHSFSKKYFTEKFETENIADCTYELYPLENINDLPKLLHQHPNLCGLNVTIPHKVAVLKYLDWIEHDAKGAGAVNCIRVTSESPLQAAFSGEVGVEGHDFRLEGYNTDIYGFDMSISPLLTNQHDTALILGDGGAARAVKCVLDNKGITYNCVTRKAIPGNILFSDLTPRLIKENKLIINTTPLGTYPNIDECPPIPYEAITGDHLLFDLIYNPEETLFLKKGAEHGAVTKNGYEMLVLQAEKAWEIWNSKAKHP